One Triplophysa rosa linkage group LG8, Trosa_1v2, whole genome shotgun sequence genomic window, GCGTGTTGTGTGTCACTTCTGTTTTAGAAACTAAAACACATTCCCTGTAGAAGAGTCCtgcaataaaaatgttgtaatCCTCGTTTTAGGCACCTCATAGTCACTTAGTCAATAGGTCACTTTGTTAATTATTACAGAAACGATGGCAACAAATTATTGATGGTGTAACAATGGACACCCTTGGTCTATGTAatgtaaacaaagttaaaatgtgttaaactcACCACGATCTTTACACTGAATAAATGAATCGTGGTGTTCTAGTGGTTGCCCGACTTGTGTCCACTTGGTTTTAACCGATTTATGCAAACAGACTTGAACCTTTCCAACAGAGTGGGCTGTCTGGACTGAGAGCACAGGAAAACagaaaattacaaaaacaagaaaataataaatagaaTAGCACAGCAAACAGCATAAATAAGCACACTCTTTCTAAACATAACgacatatttattttcttaaatcatcaTCATTACAATTTATTAAAGCACACTTAATAACAACAAACATGTCGCATCGAGATGcaaaataaactacaaaagtaaaaaataaagaacaaatgaaTTTGAAATCTTTAAAGATTATTTTCATTCCAGTACTGCTCTGAGCCCTCTGGGCATTCACTTTTGTTTATGACATGTTGTACTCATTGTCCTCTTTTGAATAACATCAATTTCAATTATCCTGACAATTTCAGGGGGGTGTActcatactgtacatatctGAACTGTTCATTTAGGAAATTCTCTATGTGTGTTACATTCCTATTCTTTCTATTCTATTTAAGGGTCATATACATGTCAACTGGAAAAAAAGGTCTGGTTTAAATTTAATCCTGTTATCTATCATCAGGGCCGGATTAACGCATGGGCCTACTGGGCACGTGCCCAGGGTACTAGACCATCAGGGGGCCTGGCAAATTTAAAGGCGgcgtaaccgatttccgaattacacTTTAGACAAGTGAGTCGGTccaagtaccaaaacaaccttatAGCctatcagcagtaaggtgcacagtgcacaggacgaacattagccgagccgagcgctgacgaaagcgaaagatgggggtaggggtgtgtttgttttggtgatttgaacatcaacaacggctaagagaaatcagacaccccacctttaatatgtgttcatttttcatttattttattttctcaataaaaTAGTGCTGAATACTGTggaataaaatgattatttttgcagTTGTGAAGTATTAACCGTAgcgaataaatcaaataaataatcctAATGCATGCCGCGCTGTTGAGAGGGACATCAAGATTGGCTACaatgttgttttggtactcggcccgactcagtctaaagcgtaattcggaaatcggttaccccgcctttaattaTGCCTGCGTCTCGCGCCGTTTGCAGCATCTCTCACATAAGCCCATGGTTTTAACACGCTGTGTCTAGTTGAAATAATTTcaatttttacacacagcgcagctcatcaatgtcagttccacagcagttgaccaatcagaagacaCCAAAGGCGGGACAAGTGTCGTAAGCTTTTGTTTACAAAAGCAAGTTGGCATTTGGCAATTTCTGTTATCAATAGAGGGCCACGAGACGCTCGAGGTTTGCGCTGTGCTTTTTCATATCATTCCTAACACTGTGTAATGCGTTTTTACACTCAAAGGTGCGTTCTGTGCGAACCGCTCCTAAGTCCTCTGGCATAGGTGCAACACTGTTCTCGTAAAATATGTGATGCCAGGGGGTCTTTGAAACGTCCGTGCCCAGGGCACATCAAAGTCAAAACCCATCCCTGTCCATCATATTGATTGACAAAAAGTCCCTTAGTCTCAAAACAAGTATACACTACCATTTCAGTAGGTCTTTCTATGAGAACAATAATTTGAAATAATGCCATGTATTcgattatatactgtatgtatgctaTATATTTAATACGTTTTCTATGATTGATTTCTTGTAAAGGTGCTTTGCAACAAGGCATCATTACACATAAATGTGAATTGAATTAAACCACTGATTCGAGCATTATTTATGTAATCATTGTAATGTAGTTCTAGATACAACAAAAAAGGATGAGTAAAGTATAGTACTAACCATCAACACTCTCTTGAACTTCACTGGACAagcctaaataaataaataaaaatttgataatggacacaaaacaataatGATCTCTGTGTGACTACAGAAACCTATGTAGACGTACGCCAGTGGAGCAGATATGACATCTTCCCCAAGAGCATCTCCACCCGAAGTGTATCATTCTGTAGATCCACCACCGCACAGCCCGAGCTGGGAATCTGATGGGTCGGATAACAAAATACTGTTATCTGTTTAACCGCAGACTACCATAAACCTATGCAGTTCATAAAAATGAGTTATACCTTTCGTTTGGTGTAAACAACAAAGTTTACAGTGGCATCTGTCTGAAACCAATCATACCTAAAGAGTAAAGATGAAGAACAAACAAGACATACTACtcattattatattaatgtAAAATAGTTACCTCATGATAAATCACATTTCATCCACTAGCATACAATATTAGTGGAGTCAATACTTCAAACCTACCGAGGGCGATGATCTTTTACTGGTAGAGGAGCAGCAGAGAATTCAAATCTCATGGGTGGAGGAACAGACAGACCTTCAATATTtcacaatattatatataaacacaagAACATGACAACACATCCTCATGGTTTATAACCAATTGATTTTTGATTTGATGTACCGTTCAAATGAGTGCTTCCCGGCTTCTCTGTCTCAACTGTAAAAATCAAAACACAtatgacaaaaaacacatttcaaaacacaGTAACTGGCAACTGGGCAAGTGTTACTTGATAGTAGTCTTAAATGAACCATTTCTATTGTGTATAGAGAGGAAGACGTGACAGGACCTTGAAGAGCAGGGTTGGGTTTTGTTGCCATTCTCCCAACGAGACACTCCTTCAGCATGGATTCGTAATTCACCCAACGGTGCACCTGACAAAACACATGCAAGAATCACATGGACTACTTATGATTAAGATTTGTCCTTCTCGGGGAAAGCACCATTAGTGTTTTCTAATGGAGCATGTACCTGGTCAAAGAGGTCAGTGCTGTCAATCCCAGCAGCCCTTATTAACTCTGCTTCTCCACCAGGATGGAAATCCATGTAGGCGCTGACATTATACACCATACCTGAagaaaacacacgcacacaggtaTAATGTCGTCAGTACATTTGACAAAGATGTTCACATCAATTGGTGCATGTCTACTTTTATTGGAAGAAAGCAATCTTTCTTCCAGACGGATTGATAAATtcatacaaaaacaacacaacagtttACAAGAGCGCTAGGAAGAACAAGCAAGaacatctgtaaaaaaaaactgttatacAATTTACACCATTGACTTTAGAAAAGTGATTCAACTTTTTCACAAACCAGCAAAttaaatttcattttactgtcatGGTACcccaaaactgaaataaatgaaatgccaTAGTGACTATGTATTCAAGACTATTCTGCGATGTACTGCCCATATTTATGCCTGTATTTAAATGCACCAACACACCATGAATGAAAACACCCaaagattaaatgaaaaatagcaGTTGTAGATCACACTGGAGACAATCACACTAAGAATTACTCCAATACCTCTAATGCACGTCCAGCAGTCATCTCTGGTGTTGTGTTTCTTCAGCTCCTCCTCTGTCACCTCGATCAGGTGACCTTTCAGTCCGGTCAAATCACGCCCACTTTTGGTCAGTCTGATCCAGTCCAGGAGACTGTGACCAGGCTTGAGTGCCACCTGTATACAATAAATACAGTACCATTCATTGTCACTTTTTGCATTtagtattaatgtttttttacacaaatgtaactttgtgtaaatccaccaaagggggtagagctttcttaTATGTAGCacgcacctaaactctggaatagccttcccgatactattcgaggttCAGACACACTCAGACAcagattaaagacacatattttcagccaagctttcacttaatgcatactatgctaaataaaccaccgggagactgcacttattagatattatttattataatgatcttgcttgttatataaacaccatgcactgtgctgtgttttaccttttttgtgtttttcttattttctcctgtaaagtggctttggaacaatgcacattgtgaaaagcgttatataaataaaattgaattgaattgtagaGTCTTTAGGTGACTCGGTGATGCTTTGGCAACAGGTGGGGGACCAACAGCATGTAAGGCAGGTGGTCATAATGTTTTGTCTCATTAGTGTATATTAAACCTTTACTCCTGACATACACTGCAGCATATTTACAGTAACATCAACATGAACGAAAAGTACGTTTATCGTGCTTCCCCGTGCTTATTTTATGCATACAATCACTACTaaagaaaacattacataaCCTCGCCTGCATTTACTGCTTAGCTTAACACTTACTATTAGTAATGGCAAAAAAAATGATTCGTGTTGAGAATGTGTTTAATCAAACCTTGTTCCTGGACTGTCCGGCGGGTGCGACCCTCTGCTGGGATCCAGTAGCAGGGAAAGGCTGAGGCGGCACATTCAGCATCTCCGATCCTTTAAAACCCCAGCTTCTGAGAAAACCTTCCCCAAACAAATGTCACGTATCAGAGGAAAATCATTCAGATGAAACCACACATAGCAGAAGCCTCATGATGAAGAAGACTTCctcaaaaacacattcaataCGACGGGACTTCCTCATTTTGACAGCGTTGACATTTTTGTGATAGCCATCATGACAACGGCGTCCAGTTTAGATGCACAAATACATAACGTTacatatgtaaaaataaatatacacgcAAAACGAAAGAACGTAACACTATAAAATTAATTCACGATAAATAAAACCACGGGATATTTACATGCCCAGATGAAGACGCGATAATATGACGTCAGCATTGACGCTCACACGGTTTTCATAGTAAAAGAACCCCAGAATAAGGGACGAATAAGGGACTGGCGAtgaagaatgaatgaataaatatgtaTAACGTGTGGTGGGTTTTATTATTCCATTAAACTAATCATTTTGACTGCACACCACCACATTTCGTAACCTTTGAGTTAGCTGTCTAAAAGGTATACTatactatttattattttattcggtcaacaattatttattaaacatatcTCGTTATAtatgtttgttaacaataatttaaattacatgGACCATTTATCAGGGAAAACTCACCAGACACAGCATTAGAGATGAAATATAAAACAGTTGAAATTGTTCCTCTATTTTCAGCTTCATAATCTTCTTCATCGTCTTCCTCAGAAGTGGCATCTCTCTTTATCATAGTATAAACTATTTTGATCAGATATCACACCTACCATTCGAATCAAACGCATTGATTGAATAGAAAACTAGAGATTAATATTGTGGGTTTTGAATCTGATAATCTAATCCCACCAATAGGAACAAGTAAAGATTACATTGACGACGTAAAATTTCAAAGTAAAAGTCTCGTcgttaataaacaaattattaattTGAAATTGCGCCGGCATagcaaatacaaatatatattttgaactCTGTTTTCTGATTCTAGTAAgtaaattgacatttttaataCTAATAGAGGCAAACCATGCCTTGTGTATTAAACACATAATTATAAATGACATCTTTAGAGAATGtccatttatataatattttagactttttattttattaaatttcatattcacattattacatttatcaaccaaaaacatttttctataaaaaatacatttcccaTAATTCCTTCCAATAAAAACAGGAAGAAAGCCACCATGAGGAAATACTGTGCCAAAATGAATCACAGAGGGATGGAGGGATAGTGTGCGGAGGCATGATTTGTGGATACAGTGCATCCAACCCACAACAGATGGAAGAGATCCAGACATTGGCTCTTGACGGAGACAGTAAGTGTTCAATGTTCTGAATTTAGCTCGTATTATGGAGCGAGCGATGGAGCATCTGAACGTGCAGCTGAATCGACTGACGCGCTCGCTGCGGCGCGCGAGGACCGTGGAACTCCCCGAAGGTAAGACGTGACGTCACTGTAAAATCTATGCgcaaatattcatttttcacGGGACCACTGAAGTTGTCAAGGCGACCCTGATACCTTGCAATCTTGACTTCCGGGAAGAATCCCTAGGTGTGTTCAACTTCATGCGGagttgcgcagaccgatcggtaTATGATATCAAGTAGCCTACATTGCGAAAGCCTAtgggcttgttcgacttgatgcggcgccgcaagatctgacaggcggatgacatcaaagtaccgcgagagcgattcgaaaaaccataaaaagtttgctttcgactcgctctcgcggtactttgatgtcatacgcccgTCGGAttttgcggcgccgcatcaagtcgaacaagcctagtGAAGTAGTCTGCTTTCTAATAGATGTCGCGGTATTCGTATGTCATGCGTCGATCGGTGTGCGCAGagccgcatgaagtcgaacacgccTGCTGTCTGCGGCTACACGCACAAACGCGCTAATCCAGCTTCttataaaaatgagaaaacagtTTGCCCTAGTTTGCTTGCCAAGTTTTCTTGTTCACATAAAGGTTCTTGTTGTTTGTTGTAGATAGTGAAACAGCTGTGTACACTCTCATGCCCATGGTCATGGCTGACCAGCACAGGTGAGTGGCAGGTTTATGAGAAACATAATGCTAATGTTAATGTGAATGTATTGTTACGTCCCCAGGGAGCAACATAAAgaacaattcatgttttttattgtttgagtgtAAGTGGAAGTACCGGTTTCTAGGTTGAGCAAATACCAATGAACACATGCCAAAACCGAAATGGCCtcattctcacgaaaccactgaaatatcatggcagtaaagattttaattatatatcattcagtaacacaaacacacaaaaaagataatAAACCTAACTGTGTTCTCTGCCTTGTATAACGCGTTTTAACATagtaacaaattatttttgtattttattgcttttttctgctgaaagatatttataattaagtttgattttgtttgaaataaCACATATGCCGGTACCTTTTAAATGGCTACCAGGTTAACAGattacttatttttttctatttaaaaacattatattaaCTTGTCACGTTGTGTACACTACTTTTTTATTCGCATTAACGATATAGgtagttttccacatttaaaaaaatgtttaatgtaattttttatttacatgaaaTGTGATTTGGTAACGTCTAATGATGTATGATTAATACAAATTTATGCATCCTGGCTTCTCTtgtttagcaaaacatgctatgggAGTGacagtttttaagaaaatcatgtttgacatcttgaaaccaagattttGTGAGAATCACCTGCCtaacaagagaaaaataaagtgaCATAATTTAGTTGACTCCATTTCTAACTAAGCTCAATAGTATCAGCTATGTAAACAATTAACTGCTATGAATGCAATAGCAGTCAGTGAATGTGAAGCTCAGCAACTCTTTAATACTCATGTATTCACTCGTACTTGGCTTTTATACTCCACAGGTCTGTTTCAGAATTGCTTTTAAACTCCAAGTTTGATGTCAACTATGCATTTGGGCGGGTTAAAAGAAGCCTTTTACACATTGCTGCCAAGTGAGTTGACCTTTGCTTTTGTTACCTTCTGGCAAAATTAGAGAAACAACTTGGTGATATGCTTGTTTTACCTCTAAATTGATGGTAAATATATTGATAAAAACTTCTAAAGTGTTATCGGTTGCTAAAGAAAGGACAAATAATATACACTCTGCTAAAAaaccaataaaataataataataacaaaaaattcaTTACAGAAATTCACAGAAATAggtataatgggaattgtattggttctGAAAATGATTGgttaatgaaaatgattgttCTCTCTGGGTATCTGCTGGTAATGTGGTGGCAACTATTGGTGGGAGGTTATCTGGTGGATGGGAACCAAAAGACATTTCTGGACATTAGATAAAAGAAACCATTGTGAATGAACAGCTGATCATTAATAATGATTTCTGTAATGGGAACAGATAGAGGATTGGTCCTGAGGATCCAATTCAGACATGTTCATACAAAACCCAGTTATTGTTTCTAAAAGAGTTTTTGCTTGATTGTTTTAGTTGTGGGTCAGTAGAGTGTCTGGTCCTGCTGTTAAAGCGTGGAGCCAATCCAAACTATCAGGACATCTCTGGCTGTACACCTCTGCATCTTGCTGCAAGAAATGGGTAAAAAATTACTGTTCTAGAAATGCAGTGTAATACTGACACCTGCTGGTTAATTTATACTCTCCGGTCAGGTTTCAAAGCATGTGTGTTGTGCAGAGCACATAACAACAGTATGATGGTAATTGTCTTTTATCTGAGGAATGCATTAAATAAGTCCTAATGATGTTTTGtgctattgttttattgttttgacaGACAGAAGAAGTGTATGGGCAGACTATTAGAGTTCAATGCTGATGTCAATATCTGTAATAATGAAGGCCTAACCGCTGTGAGTATGATAACaaaagtttttattattattggagCTGTTTTAGTgtacatttataattatttttagttatgtttATCATGGCTAATTAAATACAGTATTATTTCCCTCTAACACTTATctatttttaggtcaataaattacaaaagtataCTCTCCTTTGTACAACATGTTTGATTTGCTACTTTTAAAAGTGCTTTTTGAAATGTTCGTAAAAGATGCTGTGTAACACATATCATAAGCATCACACAGCTGCTGTCCATAACCTCcccatgaaataaaaatgttttcttttacttttagTATGAATGCTGTATGTATTTTAAGAATAAGTCTTAAGAATATCTTAACTAGTGTGCtccaaaacacacattttgctAAAAGCATTGAAAGATTTGATCTCTCACTTCTGCCAATATGGATCAGTgattttatgacatcattctgcacttcagatTGTAGGGTAAACTAAATGCTTTTGGCTATTTTTGAAAAGCAGAAGGAGCTACTTCGTACGTCCTGCCCTAACGTCCTGTTTCAGTGGAAATgaataaattgaaaaaaattgagaaattgaaaaataaacaaagctgCACTTCGAGGCACTTCAGTGGGACTGTCAATATACCAAATGCTAATACATTAAAAATTCTTTTTGAGTTTTAGGTTATATTTTCAAACTTATTCCTGAAATAGTATTCTCTCTAGGGGTCTTGGATTTTTTGGGGCAGTTTGGGATTAGATTAAAACAGGATTAggttttagttaaattaggacatttaagcgTGTTTTACTAAAGCGCGTTTTACTAAAATGCTTTACAAAAatcattacttgtgtgcattttgagacaaaacaagggCACTGCTATATTTTAGGATATGTCAGTACaaattttcagtttagacagccctaacatttattttaatctagGACTAGCCCTGTATGGGAAAACAGCTGTTGAAGTATGTGTCACTTTTAagaatttgaataaataattacattttttcatacGTCATCTCATTCCCCTGTGTCATTAGATTCACTGGTTGGCAGTAAATGGCAGGACAGAACTGCTTCATGATCTGGTGCAGTATGTGTCCAATGTGGATGTGGAGGATGCCATGGGCCAGACAGCCTTACATGTAGCCTGCCAGAACGGACACAAGACTGTAAGAATAAACATTATTCCTTTTTTCTAACTTTTTTTCATACTGATTTATCAACTTCAATTTTTAATGGTGTCTTTTAAAgggtttttgtatttaaatacaaaataatgataatatGTAAGAAACAACATCATGCATTTTACATTAAGTTTATTTTGTTTGGCAAGAGCATGGTCATGTAATCTAACCAGTCATCGCAAAGAGGTCCGTATGTATAGCCATCTCTCGTCTCGGTCCCACGACAGTTGTGCGACCTTCCTCCTCCACCCCATAGACCCCATAAACTAGTTATTCTAATATCGACCTAATATCACGACTAATTTTGCATTCTAACATGCATTTATCTTCTGaatacatttacgcatttggcagacgcttttatccaaagcgacttacattgcattttactatacatttgtttacatttgtaagtatgtgcaatccctgggttcgaacccatgatcttggcgtgctagcgccatgctctaaccattgAGCTACAGCCACATAAACAGTGAAACCACATAATATTTGTGGATTTGAGTCATCATGACGTCTCATGTTTATGACATTTCAGGTCCAGGTGGAGCAATAGAAATTTACATTGAGACCAAGTCTCAGAAAAGTATAAGGTTAATTCAGGGAAAAGCTTTAGTATGATGTGTTTGCAG contains:
- the LOC130558426 gene encoding cytochrome b5 reductase 4 isoform X2; translated protein: MLNVPPQPFPATGSQQRVAPAGQSRNKVALKPGHSLLDWIRLTKSGRDLTGLKGHLIEVTEEELKKHNTRDDCWTCIRGMVYNVSAYMDFHPGGEAELIRAAGIDSTDLFDQVHRWVNYESMLKECLVGRMATKPNPALQVETEKPGSTHLNVKDHRPRYDWFQTDATVNFVVYTKRKIPSSGCAVVDLQNDTLRVEMLLGKMSYLLHWRLSSEVQESVDVQTAHSVGKVQVCLHKSVKTKWTQVGQPLEHHDSFIQCKDRGLFYRECVLVSKTEVTHNTQVLCLQLPAGSYVQVPVGRHVYLKTSVQDTDVVKPYTPVDQTLMSSTQSSAEMGSYIHLMIKVYPDGLLTPHIANLPIGASLSIGGPEGSFTLRFLRDVTHLYLLAAGTGFTPMARLIHLALQDFTSIRKTKLMFFNRQERDILWHSQLDELCTKEERFEVEYVLSEPVDSWEGRKGRIDAEKLQDLLERPDNSKYLVCVCGPAGFTEQAVQKVRQLDFSEEEIHVFQG
- the LOC130558426 gene encoding cytochrome b5 reductase 4 isoform X1, which codes for MLNVPPQPFPATGSQQRVAPAGQSRNKVALKPGHSLLDWIRLTKSGRDLTGLKGHLIEVTEEELKKHNTRDDCWTCIRGMVYNVSAYMDFHPGGEAELIRAAGIDSTDLFDQVHRWVNYESMLKECLVGRMATKPNPALQVETEKPGSTHLNGLSVPPPMRFEFSAAPLPVKDHRPRYDWFQTDATVNFVVYTKRKIPSSGCAVVDLQNDTLRVEMLLGKMSYLLHWRLSSEVQESVDVQTAHSVGKVQVCLHKSVKTKWTQVGQPLEHHDSFIQCKDRGLFYRECVLVSKTEVTHNTQVLCLQLPAGSYVQVPVGRHVYLKTSVQDTDVVKPYTPVDQTLMSSTQSSAEMGSYIHLMIKVYPDGLLTPHIANLPIGASLSIGGPEGSFTLRFLRDVTHLYLLAAGTGFTPMARLIHLALQDFTSIRKTKLMFFNRQERDILWHSQLDELCTKEERFEVEYVLSEPVDSWEGRKGRIDAEKLQDLLERPDNSKYLVCVCGPAGFTEQAVQKVRQLDFSEEEIHVFQG